The following nucleotide sequence is from Eschrichtius robustus isolate mEscRob2 chromosome 10, mEscRob2.pri, whole genome shotgun sequence.
GGAGGTGGGCGTGCCCCGCTATACAACTGCACCCAGGAGGAATGGGGTGCAAAAATACTGAAGATACTAGAGGCTCCAGAACACCCCACCGCTTGCTCCCTGAGGGACAGAGaaacagggcttttttttttttttttttttttttggctgcgttgggtcttcgttgcagcacgtgggctttctctagttgcaggagtgggggttactcttcgctgtggtgcgcgggcttctcattgcgggggcttctcttgttgcggagcacaggctctaggcacgcgggcttcagtagttgtggctcaccggctctagatcacaggctcagtagttgtggcacatgggcttagttgctccgtggcatgtgggatcttcctggaccagagattgaactcatgtcccctgcattggcaggcggattcttaaccactgcgccaccagggaagtcccccagggctttgttttttaattttttaatttaatttaatttttttttatacagcaggttcttattagtcatcaattttatacacatcagtgtatacatgtcaatccaattgcccaattcagcacaccaccatccccacccccccgcggctttccccccttggtgtccatacgtttgttctctacatctgtctcaacttctgccctgcaaaccagttcatctgtaccatttttctaggttccacatacatgagttaatatacaatatttgtttttctctttctggcttacttcactctgtatgacagtctctagatccatccacatctcaacaaatgactcaatttcgttcctttttatggctgagtaatattccattgtatatatgtaccacaacttctttatccattcgtctgtcgatgggcatttaggttgcttccatgacctggctcttgtaaatggtgctgcaatgaacattggggtgcatgtgtctttttgaattatggttttctctgggtatatgcccagtagtgggattgctggatcatatggtagttctatttttagttttttaaggaacctccatactgttctccatagtggctatatcaatttacattcccaccaacagtgcaggagagttcccttttctccacaccctctccagcatttgttgtttgtagattttctgatgatgcaggGCTTTGTTTTGTAATTTGAAATTTCTTGATCATGAAACCCTCCAAAATTGTTTTGGGCCTCTTGGActtgggtgggggagggcagcaaAGGTATCTGAACATAGACTTTGGGATCGCTGTGATGGAGACTCTGGGAACAGAGATAAAGAGCTTTGAGTATAGGGACATGGCTCTGACTGTAGGATGGGCAATTCTGGGTCCACTGAGATATGGGGGTGAAGGGACATCTAGGTTTGGGGGCTATTGGGGAAATGGCAGCTGTGGGGCCCTCCTAGGATGGGAGGTAGATGGGCCCTCCTGCATGGCTAGGTGGGCCCATTAGTTTGGGCTCTGGGATGGAAAGGAGGAGGTCATGCCCCTCATAGGGCTATTGCCATGCGTCAGGAAGGCACTCAGGGCCACCCAAGGGAAGTACTGAGATGATGGAGTGGGGAGGGCTCAGGGCAAGATGACTTTGAGAAACTGTATCTCAGTTGAGGGGGCTTGGCAGAGGCCTGAGTGACTGGCTCCTCATTGCCAGATCCTGCTGGGTAAGGACACGAGAGGCAGCCTTTAGGATGAAGAATTTATTCATTGTTCAGCCCCCTTGGCCCGGCCAGCCCGGGCTCTACCGGCAGTGGTAGTCAGGATAGGTCTCGGACACAAACTCAGGGTGGACGACATAGTTGTTTCTCTGGGGGCCACCGGTCTTCTTGAAGTGACTTGTGTCCCATCTGTGGGGAGAGATGGGTCAGCCCTTTTGGACCCTCATACGTCTGACTCCAATTCTCAATGCTAATCTTATCCCAACATTTTGCCCCGAATAATGGCCCTAGGCTCCAACACTGACCTCTTGACCTCAGGGTCTACTGTTAAATTTTTGATTCCCAATACCCGCTCCCTAACACTGACTTTTTACTCTTTAATTCAAGCCCTGAACCTAACGCCCTGATCTCTTGACTCTAAGCCCCACTGCTAACCTGTAAACCCTCAATGCCATCTCCATGCCCTCTCATTTAGTTGCCAGCTTTGACTTCCCCATGGCACCATCGCCCCCTGGTGTCATCTTCCAGTCGGTGCATCACAGCGGTCAGTTATCCCAACTAGTCCCTGGGTCCCCCGCCATGCCAAGGTTACAGCTTCTGTGTGGGTGCGCATTTGCATGTGTGTGCGCCAGATTTACCTGAGGTTCGGACAAGGGTAGTATGACGGCGGGGGAGTTATAACAGCACATTGCATTCCCGGCCGGTGCTTGCAGGGCGATACAGTCCTGGAGAAGGAAGCGGTGGGCAGGAAGGGGTCGGACCTTTTGACTTCCCTCTACGCCCCAACCCAGACCAAGACTCTGAGCCGCACTTCAGGTGTTAGTCCTACGGCTCGGAGatcctcccttcctgcctcctgTCCCTTCAAGACCTCGAAACGTCGCCTCTGGGAATACACCGGAAGTTCATCTCCCCCTAAGGCCTCGTTTCTGCCGCCCAGGCTGGGCCGCGGAGAACGCTGTACTCTGGGGAGGGTTGAGGTACAGTCACTGAGGACCTGGGAGCCCCCGGATCCTCAACATGGGACAGCAATTACTCCAGCTTATCGACGAGGCGACGTTTCTCAGGCTTAGGCACTTTCTCGCTCCTCCACGCCCTTGTGAGGGATAAGACCCAGTTTCGCACAATGAATCAGTCTCTGTCAGCCTGGGGAGGGACGGGGTATCACCACGGGGTTAGGGACAAGGTTCAGGatctccctccccctttcacAGCTCTCTAGACAGACGCGGACATTGGAGTTCTCCCAGGCTCAGCCAGCCTTGTCTAACGCCAAGTGCAGGGAAAAGGCCGCGTTGCAGTCTGGGCTTCTGCTGAGcgcctgagcttcagtttcctccacaATAACACGCGAGGCTGTCTACATCCAGAGGTGGTGCGGGGCTCCGAGGAGGCCAGGGCCCTTCTGGTAATGCGGTCACCATTTCCTTGCCTTCTCAGAACCCACCGATGACCCTGCCCATTACCAACGGTGACCCGAGGCCCAGGAATAGGGGACACTGTTCTGAGGACACATGGCACTCTGCAAGCTAGAACCTGCGTCTCCAGGGCCCGGTGACCAGGtagggggcggggccggcgggtgtgggaagggggagcaaaCTGGTGTGCGGAGTTTGTTCCTCAAAGAAACCCTCGGGCAGAGCCTCCAGAAGACGTACAGGAGCCAGGTTGACCTTGAGCCCAGTTCAGGAGGGATAGGATCAGGAACTCGGGTATCTCCGTGCAGGTTCACCCGCCTCAGCCGTACGTTCAGGCCGTGAGGCCCGAGGGCGGGACAGGGAGGCGCCAGTAAGCGGACCGCGCGGGCTGGAGGCGGGGTGGGGTCTGTCACAGAGACAGGTCGGAGCAAGAAGTGGTTCGGGATGGAGCGTCCGCAGCTGGGGTAGGGGGGACTCTGGGGGCGGGGCTTGCTTGGGGGCGGGGCCCGGCTACTGCGCGCTCGGCCCTGCGAACCTTGCAGTCGGCCGCTCTGTGCGCAAAAGCCGCAGGCGACGTTCGGTGCAGGGTGGCCCGGCGACGCAGTAGTCCATGCCGCGCAGACAGTAGTGGCGGCCCGAGCAACCGCTTTCATAACCCTGGAAGGGCAGGCGGCCCGGCAGCGGGTCCACACACCCGCAGCGGGGCGTGATCTGCGGCAGCGGCTGCTTCCGTGACAGCGAGTTCAGCATGTTCACCACTACCTCGCGCTCTGCGCCCACGGGCCCCAAGCCCGGGAGACCCAGACACAGAGTCACAGGAATGGGAAGAGACAAGGTCAGAGACAGGACGAGATGgagacacaaacagatagagacaGGGTTACAGCCTCTCCAGGGCCCTCGGCCTCCGCCCCGTACCTCGGGTCTCCATCCCTCCGTCCTTCTGGCCTACCCATTTCCCTCCACTGTCCCACCATCCGTTACCGTAGGCGTTGAGTCGCTCCGGCTTAGGAGGGTGCACCAAGGGCATTCCTCGAACTACTGTCTCCATCCCGGCCTCCTGGAAGTGGCACACACGCTGCCTCAAGCTCTGACCCGGAAGAGTTCCTCCTTTGGGGGTTCTCCCAGAACACCCAGACTAGTCCCAGGCCGCGCCTTCTCCCGCCCTCCAGAAGCACCCCTACTCTCCCACGTTCTGAGTGTTTGGGGTTGTCGCTGGGCAACGCGGTTTACTCCGCCTCCcaggtggtgggggtgggggaagtggaGCTGTAGGTGGACCAGGTCTGGACCTGCACCTCTGACATCCCTGTCTCACCGTTTGCCTCTGATTTTACCCTTCTTTGTCTAGCCGACTCTGTGTAGCTGTGTCTCCGTGTCTCTCTAATAGGGATTTTTCAATATTGCAGTGTTGCCTgcccatcagaatcacttggggaaCTTATGAAAAATTCTGATTCTGATTCTTGAGGAAGTTCTGATTCAGAAGGGTTTGGTCAACCTGAGGTCAACCATCAACCTACAGTTAAGAGCCCCTACTCTTGCCTGGTATCCTTACATCTTCCCTCTTTCTTCATGCCTGGGGCTGTGGCTGGACTCTTTCCTATCTCTTTGGAAGACTCTCCTGTATCTATCTGCTCTGCCTCTGGATGGCCTTGTTCTCCCTCCTTTGCCCTTGCTCACATCacaaaggaggggagagaggagcggGTAGACTCAGCCTATCAATGACTTCTTGACCAGACCATGTGGGAAAGTGCCAGGTGGCAAGCTTCAGGAAGGTAGCACCTCAAGGAGTGCACACCAGCCATGTCTCCACAGAGCCTAGCCAGAGATTGGGACCCAGAGGCCCAGCACAGCTTCACTCCTGAGCTCCCTTGTTTCCTAGAAGATATAAACCCTAGTCTCACAAATGGGAAAAGGCCTTGgagcattgttggtgggaaaagGATGAGAAACTAATGGTGAAATATCAGACACTGTGGTTTGGGAGgcagatggggggtggggggtggtcccAGGCCCCAGGCATCTTTG
It contains:
- the SPMIP6 gene encoding sperm microtubule inner protein 6 produces the protein MFLFSHKTKTPISTYSDSYRAPTSIKEVYKDPPLWAWEANRFVTPGLTQTVQRHVDPEALQKMVKCAVQDYSYKSSIPGHPYLPEKYWLSQEEDKCNPNHLCSNRYNTWRMGPYNCTGWNKCASYLPRLPKEAGMETVVRGMPLVHPPKPERLNAYGNGWWDSGGKWVGQKDGGMETREREVVVNMLNSLSRKQPLPQITPRCGCVDPLPGRLPFQGYESGCSGRHYCLRGMDYCVAGPPCTERRLRLLRTERPTARTVSPCKHRPGMQCAVITPPPSYYPCPNLRWDTSHFKKTGGPQRNNYVVHPEFVSETYPDYHCR